GCGTGACGCCGCGGGCCTTGGCCTCCTCGTAGAACGGCCAGAGCTCGTCGATATGGTGATGGCCACCGGAGACCGCCGCATCGGCCTGCGCCACCAGGTCGAGGATCAGCTTCACCTCGTCCAGCACCACGCCCTTGTCGTCGACCAGCCGGCAGCCGACGGGCGCCACGGTCTTCTTGCTGTTGACGGGGAACTTGTTCTTGAAGTCCGCGTCCTTCTTGTCGTGGTCGAGATGGTTCTGCGCATGGGCGGTCGCCATCCAGACGATGCGCGCGCCTTGCTTCAGCGCATAGTCGACCGCGCTCGGATTGAGCCCGCCGAGCGGGTTGTTGAGCACGATGGCGCCCAGCGTCTTCACCTGGCTCGGATAGTGCTTGTTGATGAGATGGGCGATGGGCATGGTCGGGTAGTAGTGGTCCTTCAGCAGGACCTTCGCCATGCCGGCCTCGGCCGCCTGCGCCACCACCTCGATGTGGTCCACGATGCGCGGCATCAGCGAGGGGCCGCTGTGGACATGAAGGTCCACCGCCCCCTGCATCAGTTCGGAAATCTCTGCCTCGCGCTTGGCGTCAACGGTTTCGCTCATCTTCTCCTCCTGCCGGCGTCTCAGGCCGGGATAAACTTGCGCCAGTGCTCGCCGATCAGCGGTATCTCGGCAAAACTCTTGCGGCGGTCCGCGCTGATGCCGATCGCCTCGATGGCGGTCAGGTCTTTTTCGGCGAGCCAGCGGTCGAGATCGGCAAGGCTCTCGGTGATTGCCGCATAGCCGCGCATCATCACGGCCGAGGCCATGCCCACCGCCGAGGCGCCGGACAGAAGCATGCGGGCGATATCCAGTCCGCTCTGTGCGCCATTGATGCCGACGAGCGGCGCATCGCGGCCAAGCCGGGCGCGCGTCAGCGCCAGCCACTGGCAGGTCAACGGCAGGTTCCAGTAGCCGCCGACGGCAAGGCTCGTTCCGAGAAACGGATCGAGCGTTTCGACATCCGGAACGAATCCGAGCAATCGGCCAGCCATGACGACGCTGTTCGCGCCGCTGTCGAAGGCCGCCTCGGCAAGCTCGGGCACCCGCTCGCTCTGCCCCGTCAGCTTGATGGCGAGCGGCAGGGAGACCGTGGCGCGGATGCGCGAGACGATCATCCGCACGCGCTCCGGCAAAAGCTCCGTCGAAACTGCCCCCTTGGCGGCCTGGCTCGCATAGGGCGTGCCGATATTGAATTCGAGCGCGCGCAGGCCCGCCTGCTCGACCTGCCGGGCAAGCCTTTCCGCCTGATCGAGATCGGCGAGAATGAGGCTCGCAACCAGCAGGCAATCGTGCTGACGCGCGACCTTGTCGAGCGCGACCGCCTGGGAAAGCCATTGATCGAAGGCTTGCGGGGCCAGACCCGAACGGCTGGCCAGCGTTACATCCGCCGGCGCATCGGGACCCCAGGCAGCCGGCCGCCAGTCCGGCCCGAAGGCCATGTATTCGGCCCGCAGCAACTGATCCTTGGCCGCCTGCGACTCGTTGGTCGACTTGACGACGACGGCACCGGCGCCCGCCCGGATGGCCCGCTCGACGCCGGAAGCGTCGATCATGTGCTCCCCGGCCGCGGCAATCAGCGGATTTTTCAGCTCCAGCGCGCCGATGCGGCAATGCAGACGGTCCATGAAACGATCTCCTCGCGTTTTGATTTACAAAACATCGTTTCATTTTGCAATACGCTTTCACCACATCGCGAAACACGACAGGAGAAATCCCGACGATGATTGTCATCCACCAATCATTCGATATTTCAATGAAAGACATCCCGATATTTAATTTCGGAATTCACCCGACGATCCGTATACAGGAAGCATCAGCCGCCGATCCGGCGAGGCCGCATCCGGCCTTCCGGCAACACTGCCCGCTCCGCCGCCCCATCGAGACGAAGGGAAGGATGCCCGCGCCCTGGCGGCGATCGCGCAGCCACGCCCGGAAAGCCCTGCCATGCCGCATCCCGAGACCGCCACTTTGTCGAAACCCGTTCCCGGCGAGCCCGGCGAAGGGCCGCGCGCGTCCGGCGGACTTGTCGGGCGGGTCGCCGCATCGCTCATCCTCTACCCGCGCTACCGGCTGCTGTGGCTTTCGAACCTCTTCTTCTTCGCCGGCGTCTGGACGCAGACGCTCGTGCTCGGCTGGCTGGTTTTCGAGATCACCCATTCGGAGTTTTCCGTCGCCATCTTTACGGCGGCGCGGCTCCTGCCGATGATGCTGGGGCCGATCGCGGGCGTGGTTTCGGACCGCTTCGACCGGCCGAAACTGCTGCTCTTCGCCTCCGGCTGGGCCTTTTGCGCCATTTCCACCGTGGCGCTCCTCGTCGCGCTCGACCGCATATCCTTCTGGGGCCTCGTCTTCGGCGGCTTCTGCATCGGCCTTGCGCAATCGCCCTCACAGCCGGCGCGCTTCTCGCTGGTCGCCGAACTTGTCGGCCGCAAGAGCCTCAGCAATGCCAACGCGCTCAACTCCATCGTCTTCAGCATGACGCAGGTGATCGGCCCGGCGCTTGGCGGCGCCATGATCGCGGCCTTCGGCGCGGCCGCGGCGCTCGCCATTTCGGCCCTGTGGTATCTGGTCTCCTTCCTGGCGCTCTGGCCGCTGCGCTCCGTCCGCAACAGCCGGGATACCCACAAGGAAAGCCTCGGCGCGCTCCTCGCGACCGGCTTCCGGACCATCCGGTCGAACCGACTGCTCACCTGCGTGCTCGGCATCACCTTCGCCGCCAACATCTTCCTCTGGCCGGTCTATCATGGCTTCATGCCCGTCA
This genomic stretch from Roseateles sp. XES5 harbors:
- a CDS encoding DUF6282 family protein, producing the protein MSETVDAKREAEISELMQGAVDLHVHSGPSLMPRIVDHIEVVAQAAEAGMAKVLLKDHYYPTMPIAHLINKHYPSQVKTLGAIVLNNPLGGLNPSAVDYALKQGARIVWMATAHAQNHLDHDKKDADFKNKFPVNSKKTVAPVGCRLVDDKGVVLDEVKLILDLVAQADAAVSGGHHHIDELWPFYEEAKARGVTRLFLNHPTYVNDGSFEDVAQLARMGVKIEHSICMFVPSTFYLFDHDHLRKVIAAAGVDNTFFGSDLGQKNNPTPVEGFRQMIGLLLDLGYAKADIRKMVATNAAEFIGDAG
- a CDS encoding MFS transporter: MPHPETATLSKPVPGEPGEGPRASGGLVGRVAASLILYPRYRLLWLSNLFFFAGVWTQTLVLGWLVFEITHSEFSVAIFTAARLLPMMLGPIAGVVSDRFDRPKLLLFASGWAFCAISTVALLVALDRISFWGLVFGGFCIGLAQSPSQPARFSLVAELVGRKSLSNANALNSIVFSMTQVIGPALGGAMIAAFGAAAALAISALWYLVSFLALWPLRSVRNSRDTHKESLGALLATGFRTIRSNRLLTCVLGITFAANIFLWPVYHGFMPVIAKEHLGLSPQGLGWLLACAGAGGLTGSLLIASLGDFRFKGGLFVLGTATWGALWALFALSSSVPLSFTLMALIGLAASPFGILQTTLLLMMTEPHVQGRIMGIQELTIGVMPLASLLVGLAAEAIGIVHVALINGTALAACLILLALRVPALLRYSGRVD